A window from Osmia lignaria lignaria isolate PbOS001 chromosome 8, iyOsmLign1, whole genome shotgun sequence encodes these proteins:
- the Rfx gene encoding regulatory transcription factor Rfx isoform X3 — protein MDWPEDDEYPSVFSKRYSIMMAEESSLPIIYYRSQNSLSNSSLHKRGGNNGGDTVGVERGEGVIAMTTTGAQYALAASTRANNSGGSSTSVGVEPKPSVVVVTTSSSSGSGSGSVAQSQSARGQQLITVVTSPDPSSPNLQPIQLLVQDPLETAADSSNGSTGTPAHVTAQVVVNTTHSGQHTLVDSDAASTSAGTIVGGSPHFITVTVSGEPEAVGSESVSHPTYVQYVEGDGSTYIPTNGQMTYPVYAVGEAGAMYTPASSQYYTPASTPVTYAQVTGQGSNSTTGQLLSQGNGTYLIQQSVVDGDPTTHALISAAAARASPQTENAESVVSGGGGAYLISGNSGGATVTVEDAAAAAANMTHATRVSQATVHWLLENYETADGVSLPRSTLYNHYLRHCSENKLDPVNAASFGKLIRSVFLGLRTRRLGTRGNSKYHYYGIRVKPSSPLVMLNEDGTPRQQQNANSQTKRFKFVNQKQDATYENNTHSNTNISSNTSPPQYHQYLGEASGAIPEFPEIIVGHGSSLPEDCTLEDIDTFRSIYREHCEAFLDAVLNFEFATVESLWREFWRSQDNNNGDECEEEKYLSKTKLYQICKCSEVQDFIRKVDYTFYQNLVEVLMPNVLRPIPSSLTQSIRNFAKGLESWLTSAMADCPEEMTQIKLTAVSAFAQTLRRYTSLNHLAQAARAVLQNSSQINQMLADLNRVDFHNVQEQASWVCQCDYAMVQRLEADFKVTLQQQNSLEDWAIWLKSVVTQVLKPFEEKPTFAKAARQFLLKWSFYSSMVIRDLTLRSAASFGSFHLIRLLYDEYMFYLIEHQVAVATGTTPIAVMGDKSQTCSLVSAFGATSNGDTSNTCQPKRMKLS, from the exons ATGGACTGGCCAGAAGATGACGAATACCCTTCGGTTTTTTCCAAAAGATATTCCATAATGATGGCGGAAGAATCCTCACTGCCTATTATTTATTACCGATCGCAAAATTCATTATCCA ATTCTTCCCTTCACAAACGGGGAGGCAACAACGGTGGTGATACGGTGGGAGTAGAGAGAGGTGAAGGAGTGATTGCCATGACTACAACGGGAGCTCAGTATGCCCTCGCAGCATCCACCAGAGCTAATAACAGTGGGGGTAGCTCTACATCAGTGGGGGTGGAACCAAAGCCAAGCGTTGTTGTCGTGACTACTTCCAGCTCCAGTGGCAGTGGCAGTGGAAGCGTGGCACAGAGCCAGTCGGCGAGAGGGCAACAGCTTATCACTGTTGTTACCAGTCCTGATCCTTCCAGTCCAAATTTACAACCTATACAG ttaTTGGTTCAGGACCCGCTTGAAACAGCTGCAGATTCTTCCAACGGCTCAACAGGTACTCCAGCACATGTTACAGCACAAGTAGTTGTGAATACTACTCACTCAGGACAGCACACCCTTGTCGATTCTGACGCTGCGTCCACATCGGCTGGCACCATCGTCGGTGGTTCCCCGCATTTTATAACAGTAACAG TGTCAGGAGAACCAGAGGCAGTGGGGTCCGAGTCGGTATCTCATCCTACCTATGTACAATATGTTGAGGGGGATGGCTCCACGTATATACCGACAAATGGTCAGAT GACATATCCTGTATATGCTGTGGGAGAAGCAGGTGCAATGTATACTCCTGCTTCGAGCCAGTATTACACACCAGCATCTACACCGGTGACATATGCACag gTCACTGGTCAAGGTTCAAATTCTACAACTGGACAATTATTATCTCAGGGCAATGGCACGTATCTAATTCAACAAAGCGTCGTGGATGGAGATCCCACTACACATGCATTAATATCCGCAGCTGCTGCGCGTGCTAGTCCACAAACAGAAAATGCG GAATCTGTGGTTAGCGGGGGTGGAGGGGCATACTTGATCAGCGGTAATTCAGGGGGTGCTACTGTCACCGTGGAAGATgctgcagcagcagcagcaaacaTGACGCATGCCACTAGAGTTTCACAAGCCACA GTTCATTGGTTGCTCGAAAATTACGAAACAGCGGACGGTGTTTCTCTTCCAAGATCAACTCTTTACAATCACTATTTGCGTCATTGttctgaaaataaattagatCCTGTAAATGCTGCGAGTTTTGGAAAACTAATACGTTCTGTCTTTTTGGGTTTGAGAACTAGACGATTAGGCACAAG AGGAAATTCAAAGTATCATTACTATGGAATTCGGGTAAAGCCTAGTTCTCCTTTGGTGATGTTGAACGAAGATGGAACGCCTCGTCAGCAACAAAATGCAAATTCACAGACGAAACGATTCAAATTTGTGAATCAAAAGCAGGACGCTACGTATGAGAATAACACGCATTCGAATACGAATATTTCGTCGAATACTTCACCGCCACAGTATCACCAGTATCTTGGAGAAGCGAGCGGTGCCATTCCAGAATTTCCCGAAATAATAGTAGGGCATGGTTCGTCTCTTCCAGAGGACTGTACGTTAGAAGACATCGATACTTTTCGTAGTATATACAGGGAACACTGCGAAGCCTTTTTAGATGCTGTACTCAACTTTGAATTTGCTACTGTAGAAAGCCTTTGGAGAGAATTTTGGCGCAGTCAAGACAATAATAACGGTGACGAATGCGAGGAAGAAAAGTACTTATCAAA GACTAAGCTATATCAAATATGTAAATGTTCTGAAGTTCAAGATTTCATTAGAAAGGTTGATTATACGTTTTATCAAAATCTGGTTGAAGTATTAATGCCTAATGTACTACGACCTATTCCAA GTTCGTTAACACAGTCAAttagaaattttgcaaaaggattaGAATCATGGCTGACATCAGCAATGGCCGATTGTCCAGAAGAAATGACCCAGATAAAG TTGACTGCTGTATCTGCATTTGCTCAGACACTAAGGCGTTATACATCGTTGAATCACCTTGCTCAAGCTGCACGTGCAGTGCTTCAAAATTCTAGTCAAATAAATCAAATGTTAGCCGACTTAAATCGCGTTGATTTTCACAATGTACAAGAACAG GCTTCATGGGTATGCCAATGCGATTATGCAATGGTACAACGTTTAGAAGCAGATTTTAAAGTGACACTGCAACAACAGAATTCGTTGGAAGATTGGGCAATCTGGTTGAAGAGCGTCGTAACGCAAGTTCTAAAACCTTTCGAAGAGAAACCAACATTTGCTAAAGCTGCACGTCAATTTTTGCTCAAGTGGTCATTTTACAG TTCCATGGTTATTCGCGACCTGACTTTAAGAAGCGCAGCTAGTTTTGGATCTTTTCATCTTATTCGATTATTGTACGATGAATACATGTTTTACTTGATAGAACATCAGGTAGCAGTTGCTACAGGAACAACCCCGATAGCTGTGATGGGAGAT AAAAGTCAAACTTGCTCTTTAGTTAGCGCGTTTGGTGCAACTTCTAACGGAG ATACATCTAATACATGTCAACCAAAGCGTATGAAATTGAGCTAA
- the Rfx gene encoding regulatory transcription factor Rfx isoform X1, translating to MDWPEDDEYPSVFSKRYSIMMAEESSLPIIYYRSQNSLSNSSLHKRGGNNGGDTVGVERGEGVIAMTTTGAQYALAASTRANNSGGSSTSVGVEPKPSVVVVTTSSSSGSGSGSVAQSQSARGQQLITVVTSPDPSSPNLQPIQLLVQDPLETAADSSNGSTGTPAHVTAQVVVNTTHSGQHTLVDSDAASTSAGTIVGGSPHFITVTGTSDSPSYASLTTAVVSGEPEAVGSESVSHPTYVQYVEGDGSTYIPTNGQMTYPVYAVGEAGAMYTPASSQYYTPASTPVTYAQVTGQGSNSTTGQLLSQGNGTYLIQQSVVDGDPTTHALISAAAARASPQTENAESVVSGGGGAYLISGNSGGATVTVEDAAAAAANMTHATRVSQATVHWLLENYETADGVSLPRSTLYNHYLRHCSENKLDPVNAASFGKLIRSVFLGLRTRRLGTRGNSKYHYYGIRVKPSSPLVMLNEDGTPRQQQNANSQTKRFKFVNQKQDATYENNTHSNTNISSNTSPPQYHQYLGEASGAIPEFPEIIVGHGSSLPEDCTLEDIDTFRSIYREHCEAFLDAVLNFEFATVESLWREFWRSQDNNNGDECEEEKYLSKTKLYQICKCSEVQDFIRKVDYTFYQNLVEVLMPNVLRPIPSSLTQSIRNFAKGLESWLTSAMADCPEEMTQIKLTAVSAFAQTLRRYTSLNHLAQAARAVLQNSSQINQMLADLNRVDFHNVQEQASWVCQCDYAMVQRLEADFKVTLQQQNSLEDWAIWLKSVVTQVLKPFEEKPTFAKAARQFLLKWSFYSSMVIRDLTLRSAASFGSFHLIRLLYDEYMFYLIEHQVAVATGTTPIAVMGDKSQTCSLVSAFGATSNGDTSNTCQPKRMKLS from the exons ATGGACTGGCCAGAAGATGACGAATACCCTTCGGTTTTTTCCAAAAGATATTCCATAATGATGGCGGAAGAATCCTCACTGCCTATTATTTATTACCGATCGCAAAATTCATTATCCA ATTCTTCCCTTCACAAACGGGGAGGCAACAACGGTGGTGATACGGTGGGAGTAGAGAGAGGTGAAGGAGTGATTGCCATGACTACAACGGGAGCTCAGTATGCCCTCGCAGCATCCACCAGAGCTAATAACAGTGGGGGTAGCTCTACATCAGTGGGGGTGGAACCAAAGCCAAGCGTTGTTGTCGTGACTACTTCCAGCTCCAGTGGCAGTGGCAGTGGAAGCGTGGCACAGAGCCAGTCGGCGAGAGGGCAACAGCTTATCACTGTTGTTACCAGTCCTGATCCTTCCAGTCCAAATTTACAACCTATACAG ttaTTGGTTCAGGACCCGCTTGAAACAGCTGCAGATTCTTCCAACGGCTCAACAGGTACTCCAGCACATGTTACAGCACAAGTAGTTGTGAATACTACTCACTCAGGACAGCACACCCTTGTCGATTCTGACGCTGCGTCCACATCGGCTGGCACCATCGTCGGTGGTTCCCCGCATTTTATAACAGTAACAG GCACCAGTGATTCACCATCCTACGCGTCCCTCACAACGGCAGTAG TGTCAGGAGAACCAGAGGCAGTGGGGTCCGAGTCGGTATCTCATCCTACCTATGTACAATATGTTGAGGGGGATGGCTCCACGTATATACCGACAAATGGTCAGAT GACATATCCTGTATATGCTGTGGGAGAAGCAGGTGCAATGTATACTCCTGCTTCGAGCCAGTATTACACACCAGCATCTACACCGGTGACATATGCACag gTCACTGGTCAAGGTTCAAATTCTACAACTGGACAATTATTATCTCAGGGCAATGGCACGTATCTAATTCAACAAAGCGTCGTGGATGGAGATCCCACTACACATGCATTAATATCCGCAGCTGCTGCGCGTGCTAGTCCACAAACAGAAAATGCG GAATCTGTGGTTAGCGGGGGTGGAGGGGCATACTTGATCAGCGGTAATTCAGGGGGTGCTACTGTCACCGTGGAAGATgctgcagcagcagcagcaaacaTGACGCATGCCACTAGAGTTTCACAAGCCACA GTTCATTGGTTGCTCGAAAATTACGAAACAGCGGACGGTGTTTCTCTTCCAAGATCAACTCTTTACAATCACTATTTGCGTCATTGttctgaaaataaattagatCCTGTAAATGCTGCGAGTTTTGGAAAACTAATACGTTCTGTCTTTTTGGGTTTGAGAACTAGACGATTAGGCACAAG AGGAAATTCAAAGTATCATTACTATGGAATTCGGGTAAAGCCTAGTTCTCCTTTGGTGATGTTGAACGAAGATGGAACGCCTCGTCAGCAACAAAATGCAAATTCACAGACGAAACGATTCAAATTTGTGAATCAAAAGCAGGACGCTACGTATGAGAATAACACGCATTCGAATACGAATATTTCGTCGAATACTTCACCGCCACAGTATCACCAGTATCTTGGAGAAGCGAGCGGTGCCATTCCAGAATTTCCCGAAATAATAGTAGGGCATGGTTCGTCTCTTCCAGAGGACTGTACGTTAGAAGACATCGATACTTTTCGTAGTATATACAGGGAACACTGCGAAGCCTTTTTAGATGCTGTACTCAACTTTGAATTTGCTACTGTAGAAAGCCTTTGGAGAGAATTTTGGCGCAGTCAAGACAATAATAACGGTGACGAATGCGAGGAAGAAAAGTACTTATCAAA GACTAAGCTATATCAAATATGTAAATGTTCTGAAGTTCAAGATTTCATTAGAAAGGTTGATTATACGTTTTATCAAAATCTGGTTGAAGTATTAATGCCTAATGTACTACGACCTATTCCAA GTTCGTTAACACAGTCAAttagaaattttgcaaaaggattaGAATCATGGCTGACATCAGCAATGGCCGATTGTCCAGAAGAAATGACCCAGATAAAG TTGACTGCTGTATCTGCATTTGCTCAGACACTAAGGCGTTATACATCGTTGAATCACCTTGCTCAAGCTGCACGTGCAGTGCTTCAAAATTCTAGTCAAATAAATCAAATGTTAGCCGACTTAAATCGCGTTGATTTTCACAATGTACAAGAACAG GCTTCATGGGTATGCCAATGCGATTATGCAATGGTACAACGTTTAGAAGCAGATTTTAAAGTGACACTGCAACAACAGAATTCGTTGGAAGATTGGGCAATCTGGTTGAAGAGCGTCGTAACGCAAGTTCTAAAACCTTTCGAAGAGAAACCAACATTTGCTAAAGCTGCACGTCAATTTTTGCTCAAGTGGTCATTTTACAG TTCCATGGTTATTCGCGACCTGACTTTAAGAAGCGCAGCTAGTTTTGGATCTTTTCATCTTATTCGATTATTGTACGATGAATACATGTTTTACTTGATAGAACATCAGGTAGCAGTTGCTACAGGAACAACCCCGATAGCTGTGATGGGAGAT AAAAGTCAAACTTGCTCTTTAGTTAGCGCGTTTGGTGCAACTTCTAACGGAG ATACATCTAATACATGTCAACCAAAGCGTATGAAATTGAGCTAA
- the Rfx gene encoding regulatory transcription factor Rfx isoform X5, which translates to MDWPEDDEYPSVFSKRYSIMMAEESSLPIIYYRSQNSLSNSSLHKRGGNNGGDTVGVERGEGVIAMTTTGAQYALAASTRANNSGGSSTSVGVEPKPSVVVVTTSSSSGSGSGSVAQSQSARGQQLITVVTSPDPSSPNLQPIQLLVQDPLETAADSSNGSTGTPAHVTAQVVVNTTHSGQHTLVDSDAASTSAGTIVGGSPHFITVTGTSDSPSYASLTTAVVSGEPEAVGSESVSHPTYVQYVEGDGSTYIPTNGQMTYPVYAVGEAGAMYTPASSQYYTPASTPVTYAQVTGQGSNSTTGQLLSQGNGTYLIQQSVVDGDPTTHALISAAAARASPQTENAVHWLLENYETADGVSLPRSTLYNHYLRHCSENKLDPVNAASFGKLIRSVFLGLRTRRLGTRGNSKYHYYGIRVKPSSPLVMLNEDGTPRQQQNANSQTKRFKFVNQKQDATYENNTHSNTNISSNTSPPQYHQYLGEASGAIPEFPEIIVGHGSSLPEDCTLEDIDTFRSIYREHCEAFLDAVLNFEFATVESLWREFWRSQDNNNGDECEEEKYLSKTKLYQICKCSEVQDFIRKVDYTFYQNLVEVLMPNVLRPIPSSLTQSIRNFAKGLESWLTSAMADCPEEMTQIKLTAVSAFAQTLRRYTSLNHLAQAARAVLQNSSQINQMLADLNRVDFHNVQEQASWVCQCDYAMVQRLEADFKVTLQQQNSLEDWAIWLKSVVTQVLKPFEEKPTFAKAARQFLLKWSFYSSMVIRDLTLRSAASFGSFHLIRLLYDEYMFYLIEHQVAVATGTTPIAVMGDKSQTCSLVSAFGATSNGDTSNTCQPKRMKLS; encoded by the exons ATGGACTGGCCAGAAGATGACGAATACCCTTCGGTTTTTTCCAAAAGATATTCCATAATGATGGCGGAAGAATCCTCACTGCCTATTATTTATTACCGATCGCAAAATTCATTATCCA ATTCTTCCCTTCACAAACGGGGAGGCAACAACGGTGGTGATACGGTGGGAGTAGAGAGAGGTGAAGGAGTGATTGCCATGACTACAACGGGAGCTCAGTATGCCCTCGCAGCATCCACCAGAGCTAATAACAGTGGGGGTAGCTCTACATCAGTGGGGGTGGAACCAAAGCCAAGCGTTGTTGTCGTGACTACTTCCAGCTCCAGTGGCAGTGGCAGTGGAAGCGTGGCACAGAGCCAGTCGGCGAGAGGGCAACAGCTTATCACTGTTGTTACCAGTCCTGATCCTTCCAGTCCAAATTTACAACCTATACAG ttaTTGGTTCAGGACCCGCTTGAAACAGCTGCAGATTCTTCCAACGGCTCAACAGGTACTCCAGCACATGTTACAGCACAAGTAGTTGTGAATACTACTCACTCAGGACAGCACACCCTTGTCGATTCTGACGCTGCGTCCACATCGGCTGGCACCATCGTCGGTGGTTCCCCGCATTTTATAACAGTAACAG GCACCAGTGATTCACCATCCTACGCGTCCCTCACAACGGCAGTAG TGTCAGGAGAACCAGAGGCAGTGGGGTCCGAGTCGGTATCTCATCCTACCTATGTACAATATGTTGAGGGGGATGGCTCCACGTATATACCGACAAATGGTCAGAT GACATATCCTGTATATGCTGTGGGAGAAGCAGGTGCAATGTATACTCCTGCTTCGAGCCAGTATTACACACCAGCATCTACACCGGTGACATATGCACag gTCACTGGTCAAGGTTCAAATTCTACAACTGGACAATTATTATCTCAGGGCAATGGCACGTATCTAATTCAACAAAGCGTCGTGGATGGAGATCCCACTACACATGCATTAATATCCGCAGCTGCTGCGCGTGCTAGTCCACAAACAGAAAATGCG GTTCATTGGTTGCTCGAAAATTACGAAACAGCGGACGGTGTTTCTCTTCCAAGATCAACTCTTTACAATCACTATTTGCGTCATTGttctgaaaataaattagatCCTGTAAATGCTGCGAGTTTTGGAAAACTAATACGTTCTGTCTTTTTGGGTTTGAGAACTAGACGATTAGGCACAAG AGGAAATTCAAAGTATCATTACTATGGAATTCGGGTAAAGCCTAGTTCTCCTTTGGTGATGTTGAACGAAGATGGAACGCCTCGTCAGCAACAAAATGCAAATTCACAGACGAAACGATTCAAATTTGTGAATCAAAAGCAGGACGCTACGTATGAGAATAACACGCATTCGAATACGAATATTTCGTCGAATACTTCACCGCCACAGTATCACCAGTATCTTGGAGAAGCGAGCGGTGCCATTCCAGAATTTCCCGAAATAATAGTAGGGCATGGTTCGTCTCTTCCAGAGGACTGTACGTTAGAAGACATCGATACTTTTCGTAGTATATACAGGGAACACTGCGAAGCCTTTTTAGATGCTGTACTCAACTTTGAATTTGCTACTGTAGAAAGCCTTTGGAGAGAATTTTGGCGCAGTCAAGACAATAATAACGGTGACGAATGCGAGGAAGAAAAGTACTTATCAAA GACTAAGCTATATCAAATATGTAAATGTTCTGAAGTTCAAGATTTCATTAGAAAGGTTGATTATACGTTTTATCAAAATCTGGTTGAAGTATTAATGCCTAATGTACTACGACCTATTCCAA GTTCGTTAACACAGTCAAttagaaattttgcaaaaggattaGAATCATGGCTGACATCAGCAATGGCCGATTGTCCAGAAGAAATGACCCAGATAAAG TTGACTGCTGTATCTGCATTTGCTCAGACACTAAGGCGTTATACATCGTTGAATCACCTTGCTCAAGCTGCACGTGCAGTGCTTCAAAATTCTAGTCAAATAAATCAAATGTTAGCCGACTTAAATCGCGTTGATTTTCACAATGTACAAGAACAG GCTTCATGGGTATGCCAATGCGATTATGCAATGGTACAACGTTTAGAAGCAGATTTTAAAGTGACACTGCAACAACAGAATTCGTTGGAAGATTGGGCAATCTGGTTGAAGAGCGTCGTAACGCAAGTTCTAAAACCTTTCGAAGAGAAACCAACATTTGCTAAAGCTGCACGTCAATTTTTGCTCAAGTGGTCATTTTACAG TTCCATGGTTATTCGCGACCTGACTTTAAGAAGCGCAGCTAGTTTTGGATCTTTTCATCTTATTCGATTATTGTACGATGAATACATGTTTTACTTGATAGAACATCAGGTAGCAGTTGCTACAGGAACAACCCCGATAGCTGTGATGGGAGAT AAAAGTCAAACTTGCTCTTTAGTTAGCGCGTTTGGTGCAACTTCTAACGGAG ATACATCTAATACATGTCAACCAAAGCGTATGAAATTGAGCTAA
- the Rfx gene encoding regulatory transcription factor Rfx isoform X2, with protein MDWPEDDEYPSVFSKRYSIMMAEESSLPIIYYRSQNSLSNSSLHKRGGNNGGDTVGVERGEGVIAMTTTGAQYALAASTRANNSGGSSTSVGVEPKPSVVVVTTSSSSGSGSGSVAQSQSARGQQLITVVTSPDPSSPNLQPIQDPLETAADSSNGSTGTPAHVTAQVVVNTTHSGQHTLVDSDAASTSAGTIVGGSPHFITVTGTSDSPSYASLTTAVVSGEPEAVGSESVSHPTYVQYVEGDGSTYIPTNGQMTYPVYAVGEAGAMYTPASSQYYTPASTPVTYAQVTGQGSNSTTGQLLSQGNGTYLIQQSVVDGDPTTHALISAAAARASPQTENAESVVSGGGGAYLISGNSGGATVTVEDAAAAAANMTHATRVSQATVHWLLENYETADGVSLPRSTLYNHYLRHCSENKLDPVNAASFGKLIRSVFLGLRTRRLGTRGNSKYHYYGIRVKPSSPLVMLNEDGTPRQQQNANSQTKRFKFVNQKQDATYENNTHSNTNISSNTSPPQYHQYLGEASGAIPEFPEIIVGHGSSLPEDCTLEDIDTFRSIYREHCEAFLDAVLNFEFATVESLWREFWRSQDNNNGDECEEEKYLSKTKLYQICKCSEVQDFIRKVDYTFYQNLVEVLMPNVLRPIPSSLTQSIRNFAKGLESWLTSAMADCPEEMTQIKLTAVSAFAQTLRRYTSLNHLAQAARAVLQNSSQINQMLADLNRVDFHNVQEQASWVCQCDYAMVQRLEADFKVTLQQQNSLEDWAIWLKSVVTQVLKPFEEKPTFAKAARQFLLKWSFYSSMVIRDLTLRSAASFGSFHLIRLLYDEYMFYLIEHQVAVATGTTPIAVMGDKSQTCSLVSAFGATSNGDTSNTCQPKRMKLS; from the exons ATGGACTGGCCAGAAGATGACGAATACCCTTCGGTTTTTTCCAAAAGATATTCCATAATGATGGCGGAAGAATCCTCACTGCCTATTATTTATTACCGATCGCAAAATTCATTATCCA ATTCTTCCCTTCACAAACGGGGAGGCAACAACGGTGGTGATACGGTGGGAGTAGAGAGAGGTGAAGGAGTGATTGCCATGACTACAACGGGAGCTCAGTATGCCCTCGCAGCATCCACCAGAGCTAATAACAGTGGGGGTAGCTCTACATCAGTGGGGGTGGAACCAAAGCCAAGCGTTGTTGTCGTGACTACTTCCAGCTCCAGTGGCAGTGGCAGTGGAAGCGTGGCACAGAGCCAGTCGGCGAGAGGGCAACAGCTTATCACTGTTGTTACCAGTCCTGATCCTTCCAGTCCAAATTTACAACCTATACAG GACCCGCTTGAAACAGCTGCAGATTCTTCCAACGGCTCAACAGGTACTCCAGCACATGTTACAGCACAAGTAGTTGTGAATACTACTCACTCAGGACAGCACACCCTTGTCGATTCTGACGCTGCGTCCACATCGGCTGGCACCATCGTCGGTGGTTCCCCGCATTTTATAACAGTAACAG GCACCAGTGATTCACCATCCTACGCGTCCCTCACAACGGCAGTAG TGTCAGGAGAACCAGAGGCAGTGGGGTCCGAGTCGGTATCTCATCCTACCTATGTACAATATGTTGAGGGGGATGGCTCCACGTATATACCGACAAATGGTCAGAT GACATATCCTGTATATGCTGTGGGAGAAGCAGGTGCAATGTATACTCCTGCTTCGAGCCAGTATTACACACCAGCATCTACACCGGTGACATATGCACag gTCACTGGTCAAGGTTCAAATTCTACAACTGGACAATTATTATCTCAGGGCAATGGCACGTATCTAATTCAACAAAGCGTCGTGGATGGAGATCCCACTACACATGCATTAATATCCGCAGCTGCTGCGCGTGCTAGTCCACAAACAGAAAATGCG GAATCTGTGGTTAGCGGGGGTGGAGGGGCATACTTGATCAGCGGTAATTCAGGGGGTGCTACTGTCACCGTGGAAGATgctgcagcagcagcagcaaacaTGACGCATGCCACTAGAGTTTCACAAGCCACA GTTCATTGGTTGCTCGAAAATTACGAAACAGCGGACGGTGTTTCTCTTCCAAGATCAACTCTTTACAATCACTATTTGCGTCATTGttctgaaaataaattagatCCTGTAAATGCTGCGAGTTTTGGAAAACTAATACGTTCTGTCTTTTTGGGTTTGAGAACTAGACGATTAGGCACAAG AGGAAATTCAAAGTATCATTACTATGGAATTCGGGTAAAGCCTAGTTCTCCTTTGGTGATGTTGAACGAAGATGGAACGCCTCGTCAGCAACAAAATGCAAATTCACAGACGAAACGATTCAAATTTGTGAATCAAAAGCAGGACGCTACGTATGAGAATAACACGCATTCGAATACGAATATTTCGTCGAATACTTCACCGCCACAGTATCACCAGTATCTTGGAGAAGCGAGCGGTGCCATTCCAGAATTTCCCGAAATAATAGTAGGGCATGGTTCGTCTCTTCCAGAGGACTGTACGTTAGAAGACATCGATACTTTTCGTAGTATATACAGGGAACACTGCGAAGCCTTTTTAGATGCTGTACTCAACTTTGAATTTGCTACTGTAGAAAGCCTTTGGAGAGAATTTTGGCGCAGTCAAGACAATAATAACGGTGACGAATGCGAGGAAGAAAAGTACTTATCAAA GACTAAGCTATATCAAATATGTAAATGTTCTGAAGTTCAAGATTTCATTAGAAAGGTTGATTATACGTTTTATCAAAATCTGGTTGAAGTATTAATGCCTAATGTACTACGACCTATTCCAA GTTCGTTAACACAGTCAAttagaaattttgcaaaaggattaGAATCATGGCTGACATCAGCAATGGCCGATTGTCCAGAAGAAATGACCCAGATAAAG TTGACTGCTGTATCTGCATTTGCTCAGACACTAAGGCGTTATACATCGTTGAATCACCTTGCTCAAGCTGCACGTGCAGTGCTTCAAAATTCTAGTCAAATAAATCAAATGTTAGCCGACTTAAATCGCGTTGATTTTCACAATGTACAAGAACAG GCTTCATGGGTATGCCAATGCGATTATGCAATGGTACAACGTTTAGAAGCAGATTTTAAAGTGACACTGCAACAACAGAATTCGTTGGAAGATTGGGCAATCTGGTTGAAGAGCGTCGTAACGCAAGTTCTAAAACCTTTCGAAGAGAAACCAACATTTGCTAAAGCTGCACGTCAATTTTTGCTCAAGTGGTCATTTTACAG TTCCATGGTTATTCGCGACCTGACTTTAAGAAGCGCAGCTAGTTTTGGATCTTTTCATCTTATTCGATTATTGTACGATGAATACATGTTTTACTTGATAGAACATCAGGTAGCAGTTGCTACAGGAACAACCCCGATAGCTGTGATGGGAGAT AAAAGTCAAACTTGCTCTTTAGTTAGCGCGTTTGGTGCAACTTCTAACGGAG ATACATCTAATACATGTCAACCAAAGCGTATGAAATTGAGCTAA